A section of the Hippea sp. KM1 genome encodes:
- a CDS encoding NAD(P)H-quinone oxidoreductase: MKAVICDGFGGVDVLKIADVEKPKPKPNQVLIKVMATSVNMPDIVQRRGKYPPPPGESEILGLEVAGVIEEIGSEVEGYKKGDRVMALVGGGGYAEYATAYASHLIPIPESMSFEEAACVCEAYITAFLNVFMIGGIKDNDYVLYHGGGGGVNTAAIQLTRALTNNVNIIVTASPRKIDKVKELGVDLVINYKENPNFSDIIKEYTKKRGVDIILDHVGAAYLDQNIKSLAYEGRLIIIGVISGIKAELNLGLLMVKRQKIIGSVLRSRPVENKAEIIKEFKEKAIPKFADRTIVPIIYKVMPLEEVAEAHQIMEKGEHFGKIVLKVSN; the protein is encoded by the coding sequence ATGAAAGCCGTTATATGCGATGGATTTGGCGGAGTGGATGTTTTAAAAATAGCCGATGTGGAAAAACCAAAGCCAAAACCCAACCAGGTTTTAATAAAGGTCATGGCAACATCGGTAAACATGCCAGACATAGTACAAAGAAGGGGCAAATACCCGCCACCTCCGGGCGAATCAGAGATATTGGGTTTAGAGGTTGCAGGCGTAATAGAGGAGATAGGCAGCGAGGTTGAGGGATACAAAAAGGGCGATAGGGTAATGGCTCTGGTCGGTGGCGGTGGATATGCAGAATATGCCACAGCCTATGCAAGCCATTTGATACCTATTCCTGAATCGATGAGCTTTGAGGAGGCAGCCTGCGTTTGTGAGGCCTATATTACGGCATTCCTCAATGTCTTTATGATAGGCGGCATAAAGGATAACGACTATGTCCTATACCACGGCGGTGGCGGTGGTGTAAATACCGCAGCCATACAGCTAACAAGGGCACTAACAAACAATGTCAATATCATCGTCACGGCCTCGCCAAGAAAGATCGATAAGGTCAAAGAATTGGGCGTGGATCTGGTTATAAATTATAAGGAAAACCCCAACTTCTCAGACATCATAAAGGAGTACACCAAGAAACGGGGCGTTGACATCATTTTAGACCATGTCGGTGCAGCATACTTAGACCAGAACATCAAATCACTGGCATACGAGGGCAGGCTGATAATAATCGGTGTCATAAGCGGCATAAAGGCAGAGCTGAATTTAGGGCTTTTAATGGTAAAAAGGCAGAAAATAATCGGTTCTGTATTGAGGTCTCGCCCTGTGGAGAATAAGGCAGAGATAATAAAGGAGTTCAAGGAGAAAGCCATTCCCAAATTCGCAGACAGAACCATCGTTCCTATCATATACAAGGTCATGCCGCTTGAGGAGGTTGCAGAAGCCCACCAAATAATGGAAAAGGGCGAGCACTTCGGAAAAATCGTCCTTAAGGTTTCTAACTAA
- a CDS encoding HypC/HybG/HupF family hydrogenase formation chaperone, producing the protein MCLGIAMKVVEIYDGGLNGVVEAGGVKRHCFFHMIDNLKVGDYVIVHAGCAIEKIEEKEAQENLKLIEQCLLGDQTSEQDKT; encoded by the coding sequence ATGTGTCTTGGAATAGCCATGAAGGTTGTTGAGATATACGACGGTGGGTTAAACGGCGTGGTTGAGGCAGGCGGTGTTAAGCGCCACTGCTTTTTCCACATGATAGATAACCTGAAGGTCGGGGATTATGTTATAGTCCATGCCGGTTGCGCTATAGAAAAGATAGAAGAAAAAGAGGCCCAAGAAAACCTAAAACTCATAGAGCAATGCCTGTTGGGAGACCAGACAAGTGAGCAAGATAAAACTTGA
- the hypD gene encoding hydrogenase formation protein HypD, with translation MSKIKLDVYNDPEIVRKLSNFIKKEAAKLEKPIRIMHICGTHENSIVRFGLRDLLPKNITVIAGPGCPVCVTSSRDIDAIIELTLKEDIKLLTFGDMLKVPGSRLSFFRAKSMGADIEMIYSIFDGIEIAKKSSKPCIFFACGFETTAAPTAAALRDLDIPNNFYIYSVHKYTPNGVYALLKSGKISMDALILPGHASTISGLKTYERFAEGFGLPSVAAGFEAADILLAIALIVKQINNREAKVENAYNRVIEYEGNKKAQKAIDEVFYLTSSIWRGLGEIENSGYELKDEYKRFDAKEEFNITYTDDYIEHQKGCKCNEIILGNLTPKDCPLFGKRCTPYDPIGPCMVSDEGTCKNWYDGGLF, from the coding sequence GTGAGCAAGATAAAACTTGATGTTTATAACGATCCAGAGATTGTAAGAAAGCTCAGCAACTTCATAAAAAAGGAAGCCGCCAAGTTAGAAAAACCCATAAGGATTATGCACATCTGCGGCACCCACGAAAACTCAATCGTAAGGTTTGGCTTAAGAGACCTACTGCCCAAAAACATCACAGTCATTGCAGGCCCCGGTTGTCCTGTATGCGTCACAAGCTCAAGGGATATAGATGCCATAATAGAGCTTACCCTAAAGGAGGATATAAAGCTTCTGACATTTGGGGATATGCTAAAGGTGCCAGGCAGCAGGTTATCGTTTTTTAGGGCTAAATCCATGGGCGCTGACATAGAGATGATTTACAGCATATTTGACGGCATAGAGATAGCCAAAAAATCCAGCAAACCGTGTATATTCTTCGCCTGCGGCTTTGAAACAACAGCAGCGCCAACAGCAGCAGCCCTAAGGGATTTAGATATACCAAACAACTTCTATATTTACAGCGTGCATAAATACACACCAAACGGCGTATATGCCCTGCTTAAAAGCGGTAAGATCTCAATGGATGCGTTGATCCTTCCAGGTCATGCCTCAACCATATCGGGCCTAAAGACCTATGAGAGGTTTGCCGAAGGGTTTGGCTTACCTTCGGTTGCAGCAGGCTTTGAGGCTGCAGACATACTGCTTGCCATAGCCCTGATAGTAAAACAGATAAACAACAGAGAGGCAAAGGTGGAAAACGCCTACAACAGGGTCATAGAATACGAAGGCAATAAAAAGGCTCAGAAAGCAATAGATGAGGTTTTCTATCTTACAAGCTCCATCTGGAGGGGGCTGGGTGAGATAGAAAATAGCGGTTATGAGCTAAAAGACGAATACAAGAGGTTTGATGCAAAAGAGGAGTTTAACATCACATACACCGACGATTACATAGAACACCAGAAGGGTTGCAAATGCAACGAAATAATCCTGGGCAATCTAACGCCTAAGGACTGCCCCCTCTTTGGAAAAAGATGCACACCGTATGACCCGATAGGCCCCTGCATGGTCTCAGATGAGGGAACCTGTAAAAACTGGTATGATGGAGGTCTGTTTTGA
- the hypE gene encoding hydrogenase expression/formation protein HypE, with protein MNRIVSIDHGSGGKLTLELIEEVFKAESGLDSAILGDIAFTTDSHSIKPLFFEGGDIGKLSVAGTVNDLLCVGAKPLYLSTAFIIEAGFEIEKLKRIAESIRKEAESASAKIVCGDTKVVENGKGDGVYINTSGIGKIIRPIKGDNIKDGDVVILSGTIGEHGFAILNQRENLNLDVNLKSDVSHLADLILPLIESDVDVKFMRDPTRGGLAMCLNELCYKRDFGFEIEESLIPVREDVRVISEILGIEPYYAANEGKMVIVVSEKNKNKALDILKSNPKGADASIIGRVSKKLAGDVVLKTRFGSSRLLKMPVSDKMPRIC; from the coding sequence TTGAACAGAATCGTATCGATAGATCACGGCTCAGGCGGCAAACTTACACTTGAGCTTATAGAGGAGGTATTCAAAGCAGAAAGCGGTCTGGATAGCGCCATACTGGGCGATATAGCCTTCACCACAGACTCCCACTCCATAAAACCGCTGTTTTTTGAAGGAGGCGATATCGGAAAGCTGTCGGTTGCAGGCACGGTAAACGACCTTCTCTGTGTTGGGGCAAAGCCGCTATATCTATCAACGGCATTTATCATAGAGGCAGGTTTTGAGATAGAAAAACTCAAAAGGATTGCAGAGTCCATAAGGAAAGAGGCCGAATCAGCAAGCGCAAAGATAGTCTGCGGTGATACAAAGGTTGTCGAAAACGGTAAGGGCGATGGGGTTTACATCAATACATCGGGCATAGGCAAAATAATAAGGCCCATAAAGGGAGACAATATAAAAGACGGCGATGTGGTAATCCTAAGCGGCACCATAGGGGAGCACGGCTTTGCAATCCTAAACCAGAGGGAAAACCTAAATTTGGATGTCAACCTAAAAAGCGATGTATCCCACTTAGCAGACCTTATCCTGCCCCTTATTGAGTCCGATGTGGATGTAAAGTTCATGAGGGATCCAACACGGGGCGGCCTTGCTATGTGTTTAAACGAGTTATGCTATAAGAGGGACTTCGGCTTTGAGATTGAGGAGTCCTTAATACCGGTAAGGGAGGATGTCAGGGTAATATCGGAGATTTTGGGCATTGAGCCGTATTATGCTGCAAACGAGGGCAAAATGGTGATAGTTGTATCGGAAAAAAACAAAAACAAGGCCCTGGATATATTAAAAAGCAATCCGAAGGGGGCAGATGCAAGCATCATTGGCAGGGTCAGTAAAAAACTGGCCGGCGATGTGGTTTTGAAGACGAGGTTTGGCTCATCAAGGCTATTGAAGATGCCCGTCTCGGATAAGATGCCCCGAATCTGTTAG
- a CDS encoding SLC13 family permease translates to MLKVNFWLKRLIKEWLFLSSTIGLIITSIYLKRIPAYTIGDVEILTVIFLFLVVLKGLENTQILTKLAQSTIKGRFIPLKIILLTALLSAFFTNDIALLMLIPLTLSLNIKHKDILVILQAIAANAGSAILPSGNPQNMFIYWFYKPSLTEFVKTIYPFSLFGVSLLAVFCLFIKPDSESKRINPEIKPNYKAYIILLFLMLAIILKILPLWLGLVVLVYAAVFDREALKVDYFLIGIFFAFFGLTDNLRHLISVSSNFKDSVVVFSSFLSQLISNVPATLFLADFTADWKRLLWGVSIGGYGNLIGSLANLIAYRIYKTHNPEHKGFLVEFLVLGYLWFFASILFYMFVVS, encoded by the coding sequence ATGTTAAAGGTCAACTTCTGGCTAAAAAGACTCATAAAAGAGTGGCTATTCCTATCCTCAACCATCGGCCTCATAATAACATCCATCTATCTAAAGAGGATTCCTGCATACACCATAGGGGATGTAGAGATCCTAACCGTTATCTTTCTATTTTTGGTAGTACTAAAGGGCTTAGAAAACACCCAAATACTTACAAAATTGGCCCAAAGCACCATAAAGGGGAGATTTATACCGCTAAAGATCATCCTCTTAACGGCTCTTCTGTCTGCATTTTTCACCAACGACATAGCGCTTTTGATGTTAATACCCCTAACGCTATCCCTAAATATAAAACACAAGGACATATTAGTAATACTCCAGGCAATCGCCGCAAATGCGGGCAGTGCAATCCTGCCAAGCGGAAACCCCCAAAATATGTTTATATACTGGTTTTACAAGCCATCACTAACGGAGTTTGTAAAAACTATATACCCCTTTAGCCTCTTTGGCGTATCGCTTCTTGCGGTATTCTGTCTATTCATAAAACCCGACTCCGAATCGAAGAGGATAAATCCAGAAATAAAACCAAATTACAAAGCCTATATTATACTGCTATTTCTTATGCTGGCCATCATATTGAAGATACTCCCCCTGTGGTTGGGATTGGTTGTGCTGGTGTATGCGGCTGTATTCGATAGGGAGGCCCTCAAGGTGGATTACTTCCTGATAGGCATATTCTTTGCCTTCTTTGGCCTAACGGATAACCTGAGGCATCTAATAAGCGTCTCATCAAACTTCAAAGACAGTGTAGTTGTCTTTTCATCCTTTTTGAGCCAGCTGATAAGCAATGTGCCCGCCACGCTATTTCTGGCCGATTTTACAGCAGACTGGAAGAGACTTTTGTGGGGTGTAAGCATAGGCGGCTATGGCAACCTCATCGGTTCTTTAGCCAACCTAATAGCCTACAGGATATACAAAACCCACAACCCTGAACATAAGGGCTTCCTTGTCGAGTTTCTTGTATTGGGCTATCTGTGGTTCTTTGCCTCGATACTCTTCTATATGTTTGTCGTCAGCTAA
- a CDS encoding tetratricopeptide repeat protein: MRQLSDVLYHKGLNLIDKGEYKKAVVYLLNAVKENPTFEDAYIELGYCYAQMGNFEEAERYCMKALEVNPDNIDAYNTLAYIYHTFGFFEDEIDILNEVAIRVEEPDPSLYLNIGNAYYETGDSDRAIEFYSMAIELDPDFAEAYANMGNAYMVKEDYSKAIEAYKQAIQIDPSLSDVYSNLGIVYGELGNFDEALKYFKHALKLDPYNPSTLFNMGILWIVMGDKSRALKEYEKLRGLNPDLALNLMEIIERDGFRFS; encoded by the coding sequence ATGAGGCAGTTGAGTGATGTGCTTTACCATAAGGGCTTAAACCTTATCGATAAAGGGGAATACAAAAAGGCCGTTGTGTATTTATTGAATGCCGTAAAGGAGAATCCGACCTTTGAGGATGCTTATATTGAGTTGGGTTATTGCTATGCTCAGATGGGTAATTTTGAAGAGGCAGAGAGGTATTGCATGAAAGCGCTGGAGGTTAACCCCGACAACATCGACGCCTATAACACATTGGCCTATATATACCATACATTCGGTTTCTTTGAGGATGAAATAGATATCCTAAATGAGGTGGCTATAAGGGTTGAGGAGCCGGACCCTTCGTTGTATTTGAATATCGGCAATGCCTATTACGAAACGGGCGATAGCGATAGGGCCATAGAGTTTTACAGCATGGCTATTGAGCTTGATCCGGATTTTGCTGAGGCCTATGCCAATATGGGTAATGCCTATATGGTTAAGGAGGATTACTCCAAGGCCATAGAGGCGTATAAGCAGGCTATACAGATAGACCCGTCCCTTTCGGATGTCTATTCAAACTTGGGGATAGTATACGGTGAGTTGGGCAATTTTGATGAGGCGCTTAAGTATTTTAAGCACGCCTTGAAATTAGACCCCTACAATCCATCAACCCTGTTTAATATGGGCATCCTGTGGATCGTTATGGGGGATAAGAGCAGGGCGCTTAAGGAGTATGAGAAGTTGAGGGGGTTAAACCCCGATCTGGCCCTAAACCTCATGGAGATCATAGAAAGGGACGGTTTTAGATTTAGCTGA
- a CDS encoding HDOD domain-containing protein, with the protein MNKIEELYKNLGQIEDLPAFPAIAFEVIKLTRDPNTTSRNLEEVIKRDPNLVSQILKMANSSLYGLSREVSSLNHAINLLGFVQVENIVMISVILSSVKKLPLHKKFNRDKFLEHSFGCGVTAKIISNILNLNFSSAEFSGGVIHDIGKVLLDLYAPDCLDLILENAYNKGISFIESEMELYGINHCMLGAKLLSIWGLPEEIIDIVENHHDPTKAHNKLLVATVHVADLLTYSEGIGFGGNYAKFTLEEDEGWQLLIHEANLSEEFDLAYFTFKLYEEIDNAKQLYFEGS; encoded by the coding sequence ATGAATAAAATTGAAGAACTTTATAAGAATTTAGGGCAGATTGAGGATCTACCTGCCTTTCCGGCTATAGCGTTTGAGGTCATAAAGCTAACCAGAGACCCCAATACCACATCGAGAAACCTTGAGGAGGTTATAAAGAGGGATCCAAACCTTGTAAGCCAGATCCTTAAAATGGCAAATTCCTCGTTGTATGGATTATCAAGGGAGGTATCATCCCTAAATCATGCCATCAATCTGTTGGGTTTTGTGCAGGTCGAAAATATCGTCATGATCTCTGTTATACTATCCAGTGTTAAGAAATTGCCGCTGCATAAGAAGTTCAACAGGGATAAGTTCTTAGAGCACTCCTTTGGATGCGGCGTCACGGCAAAGATAATAAGCAACATATTAAACCTCAACTTCAGCTCCGCCGAGTTTAGCGGGGGCGTAATACACGACATAGGCAAGGTGCTCCTTGACCTTTATGCCCCGGATTGCCTGGACTTGATATTGGAAAATGCGTACAACAAGGGCATATCGTTTATAGAGTCGGAGATGGAGCTATACGGCATAAACCACTGCATGTTGGGGGCAAAGCTTTTATCCATCTGGGGGTTGCCAGAAGAAATCATAGACATAGTGGAAAACCACCACGACCCGACAAAGGCCCACAACAAATTGCTCGTAGCCACCGTTCATGTTGCAGATTTGTTGACTTACTCGGAAGGTATAGGTTTTGGCGGCAATTACGCCAAGTTCACACTGGAGGAAGATGAGGGGTGGCAGCTATTGATACACGAGGCCAACCTGAGCGAGGAGTTCGACTTGGCCTATTTTACATTCAAGCTATACGAAGAGATAGATAACGCAAAACAACTTTACTTTGAGGGGTCATAA
- a CDS encoding CheR family methyltransferase, which translates to MPEKMNPKTFEEIREFIYKKSGIFFEKSKEYLLTNRLNKRLKELGLNTFEEYLQYLKSPKGSQELAPLFDAITINETYFFRHIRQIEAFRDVIVPELLKKKRSITVWSAACSTGEEPYTLVIALMEKYGQNIPARILASDISNEVLEKAKEGIYGEYSVKELSAELKKKYFDNAGFGKYKIKDFVKRKVVFKNINLMDPALGRRVGKMDVIFCRNVLIYFDAKSRQRVIDTFYNDILNPGGYLFLGATESISRLNTNFKLCHFKMAIAYQKPE; encoded by the coding sequence GTGCCAGAAAAGATGAATCCAAAAACCTTTGAGGAAATAAGGGAGTTTATATACAAAAAATCGGGTATATTCTTTGAGAAATCCAAGGAATACCTATTAACCAACAGATTAAACAAAAGGCTAAAGGAATTGGGCCTGAACACATTTGAGGAGTATCTGCAATACCTAAAATCACCAAAGGGTTCGCAGGAGTTAGCCCCCCTATTTGATGCCATAACGATAAACGAAACATACTTCTTTCGCCACATAAGGCAGATAGAGGCCTTCAGGGATGTAATAGTGCCGGAGCTCCTTAAAAAGAAACGCTCCATTACTGTCTGGAGTGCTGCCTGCTCCACAGGGGAGGAGCCATACACGCTTGTAATAGCCTTGATGGAAAAATACGGCCAAAATATACCTGCAAGGATACTGGCCAGCGACATATCGAACGAGGTTTTGGAGAAGGCCAAAGAGGGCATATACGGAGAATATTCGGTTAAGGAGCTATCGGCAGAATTAAAGAAGAAATACTTTGATAACGCCGGCTTTGGTAAATACAAGATAAAGGACTTTGTAAAGAGAAAGGTTGTATTCAAGAACATCAACCTAATGGATCCGGCCTTAGGAAGAAGGGTCGGTAAGATGGATGTTATATTCTGCCGCAATGTGCTTATATACTTTGATGCCAAATCCCGCCAAAGGGTTATAGATACCTTTTACAATGATATACTAAACCCTGGCGGCTACCTGTTCTTGGGCGCTACAGAATCCATATCCAGACTAAATACCAACTTTAAGCTCTGCCATTTCAAGATGGCAATAGCCTATCAAAAACCCGAATAG
- a CDS encoding TIGR00730 family Rossman fold protein — protein MKDIQKEFLENRNKNKDLWRLFKVLSDFTDAFEELDDVGLAVAMFGSARIKEDDLYYKKAYEMAKRFAEEGYAVITGGGPGIMEAANKGAHEAGGISVGLNIELPHEQKLNPYVNLPLDFRYFFTRKVTFMKYAVSFVVMPGGYGTMDELFESLVLIQTDKIGRFPVVLFGSEFWEKVVDVMRFLADRGYISESDLGLFKITDSVEEAVSYVIDKTRYIDP, from the coding sequence ATGAAGGATATACAAAAGGAGTTTTTGGAGAACAGAAACAAAAACAAGGATCTGTGGCGCCTGTTTAAGGTTCTATCGGATTTTACCGATGCCTTTGAGGAGCTTGACGATGTTGGTCTGGCTGTTGCCATGTTCGGCAGCGCCAGGATCAAGGAGGATGATCTCTATTATAAGAAGGCCTATGAGATGGCAAAGCGCTTTGCTGAGGAAGGGTATGCCGTGATTACCGGCGGTGGGCCCGGTATTATGGAGGCGGCAAATAAGGGCGCTCATGAGGCAGGCGGTATTTCCGTTGGTCTGAATATTGAACTGCCGCATGAGCAGAAGCTAAACCCTTATGTAAACCTTCCGCTTGATTTTAGGTATTTCTTCACCCGTAAGGTTACCTTTATGAAGTATGCCGTATCGTTTGTGGTTATGCCTGGTGGATACGGCACGATGGATGAGCTGTTTGAGAGTCTTGTATTGATACAAACAGACAAGATAGGCCGATTCCCAGTGGTTTTGTTTGGGAGTGAGTTCTGGGAGAAGGTTGTTGATGTTATGAGGTTTTTGGCAGATAGGGGGTATATATCGGAAAGCGATCTGGGTTTGTTTAAGATTACAGATAGCGTTGAGGAGGCTGTCTCGTATGTCATAGACAAGACCCGATATATAGACCCTTAA
- a CDS encoding universal stress protein → MEIKNILACVDSSDYGVSVMRFSAYLARALKANITGLHVIDIVQLEGPFMYDISGALGLEPFIDFSSKVRDVLKQKGENILSAFRSIAEEYNVDFKSYMEFGVVPNVIVDLAKDYDLVVIGKKGVNEQYEKGILGGVAETVLRRVHKPLFVAPKHFYTFKEVIACVDSREPSMRAYNMALELSRLFGVNLSCVHVKSKAPLPQIDGVGMVESDTVVDGLEGFISQRERPLVCMGAYAKSKLLEMVLGSTTEAILRRDEKNAFLVVR, encoded by the coding sequence ATGGAGATTAAGAATATACTTGCATGCGTGGATTCAAGCGATTACGGCGTTAGTGTTATGAGGTTTTCTGCATATCTTGCAAGGGCCCTTAAAGCAAACATAACGGGTTTGCATGTGATCGACATAGTCCAGTTGGAAGGGCCGTTCATGTATGATATAAGCGGGGCTTTGGGGCTTGAGCCTTTCATAGACTTTTCATCCAAAGTCAGAGATGTTTTGAAACAGAAGGGCGAGAATATATTGAGTGCCTTTAGAAGCATAGCTGAGGAATACAATGTTGATTTTAAATCCTATATGGAGTTTGGGGTTGTTCCCAATGTCATAGTGGATCTTGCCAAGGATTACGATTTGGTTGTTATAGGCAAGAAGGGTGTTAATGAGCAGTATGAGAAGGGTATATTGGGCGGTGTTGCAGAAACCGTTTTAAGAAGGGTGCATAAGCCCCTGTTCGTTGCACCGAAACACTTTTATACCTTTAAAGAGGTGATAGCCTGTGTGGATTCCAGGGAACCGTCCATGAGGGCTTACAACATGGCCTTGGAATTATCCAGGCTTTTTGGTGTAAACCTAAGTTGTGTCCATGTCAAATCAAAGGCCCCTCTCCCTCAGATAGACGGTGTGGGGATGGTTGAAAGCGATACTGTTGTGGATGGTTTGGAGGGGTTTATAAGCCAAAGGGAGAGACCCCTTGTTTGCATGGGTGCTTATGCGAAGTCCAAGCTTCTTGAGATGGTGTTGGGCAGCACAACGGAGGCCATCTTAAGAAGGGATGAGAAGAATGCATTTCTGGTGGTTAGATAG
- the ftsH gene encoding ATP-dependent zinc metalloprotease FtsH, protein MDNNNDKQLKGFNNFSKFLLIYILIAFFMFYMYQYFTTQQSVEISYSQFKELINKDKVKSCSISEKYIKGIYIDKNGKKRRFITVAVNDPDLIKDLEAHHVDFSGKITNTWLTNLIFGWILPFGFLFFIWWLMTKKMRGTSGGLFGFGKGRFKVYLNEKPDVKFSDVAGADEAKQEIREIVEYLKDPQKYQRLGGRAPKGVLLVGAPGVGKTLFAKATAGEAGVPFISISGSEFIEMFVGVGASRVRDLFNEAKKLSPCIVFIDEIDAIGKSRAFNSLTSNDEREQTLNQLLAEMDGFDSSKGVIIMAATNRPEILDPALLRPGRFDRQIIVDKPDVKGREAIFRVHIKKIKISPDVDVKKLAQMTPGLVGADIANIVNEAALLAARENRDAVYMEHFEEAIERQIAGLKKKNKVISEEEKKRVAYHESGHAICAYLLPGADPVHKISIIPRGLSALGYTQQLPVDDKYLLTKEEMLDKVVTLLGGRAAEEIIFGSVSTGAQNDLSRATDIVRALITQFGMDEEIGLVVLEERSGGRFLTSEGIISQDNKISERTKQLVDEEVAKIMGECYAKAKELLLTHKDKLKMLASELLTKEVINEDELKNIMEGDNGD, encoded by the coding sequence ATGGATAATAACAACGATAAACAATTAAAGGGTTTTAATAACTTTTCCAAGTTTTTGCTGATATACATTTTGATAGCGTTTTTTATGTTCTATATGTATCAGTATTTTACAACCCAGCAGAGCGTGGAGATATCGTATTCCCAATTCAAGGAACTTATAAACAAAGACAAGGTAAAAAGCTGCAGTATATCTGAAAAATACATAAAGGGTATTTATATCGATAAAAACGGCAAGAAGAGGAGGTTTATCACCGTTGCGGTTAACGATCCGGATTTGATTAAGGACCTTGAGGCTCACCATGTTGATTTTTCCGGTAAGATAACCAATACATGGTTGACCAATCTCATATTCGGATGGATCTTGCCCTTTGGTTTTCTGTTTTTTATATGGTGGTTAATGACAAAGAAGATGAGGGGCACAAGCGGTGGCCTGTTTGGCTTTGGCAAGGGGCGATTTAAGGTTTATCTGAATGAGAAGCCCGATGTTAAATTTTCCGATGTTGCAGGAGCAGATGAGGCAAAACAGGAGATCCGGGAGATAGTTGAATACCTCAAAGACCCTCAGAAATACCAAAGGTTGGGCGGAAGGGCGCCAAAGGGGGTTTTGTTGGTCGGCGCACCCGGTGTAGGTAAAACCCTGTTTGCGAAGGCCACAGCCGGTGAGGCGGGGGTTCCGTTCATAAGCATAAGTGGCTCTGAATTTATAGAGATGTTTGTTGGTGTTGGTGCAAGTAGGGTAAGGGATCTATTCAACGAGGCAAAGAAGCTATCCCCCTGTATCGTGTTTATCGATGAGATAGATGCCATAGGCAAAAGCAGGGCATTTAACTCATTAACCAGCAACGACGAGAGGGAGCAAACGCTAAATCAGTTGCTTGCAGAGATGGATGGTTTCGATTCATCCAAGGGTGTTATCATAATGGCTGCAACAAACAGGCCGGAGATTTTGGATCCAGCCCTGTTAAGGCCGGGGCGGTTTGATAGGCAGATCATAGTGGATAAGCCAGATGTGAAGGGCAGGGAGGCTATATTCAGGGTTCACATCAAAAAGATCAAGATCAGCCCGGATGTTGATGTTAAGAAGCTGGCGCAGATGACCCCGGGCCTTGTGGGGGCTGACATTGCCAATATAGTTAACGAGGCGGCTTTGTTGGCGGCAAGGGAAAACAGGGATGCAGTCTATATGGAGCATTTTGAGGAGGCTATCGAAAGGCAGATAGCTGGTCTTAAAAAGAAGAATAAGGTTATATCCGAGGAGGAGAAGAAGAGGGTGGCATACCATGAATCGGGTCATGCCATATGCGCCTATCTTTTGCCAGGGGCCGATCCGGTTCATAAGATATCCATTATACCACGGGGGCTTTCTGCTTTGGGTTATACGCAGCAGCTGCCTGTGGATGATAAATACCTTCTAACAAAAGAGGAGATGCTGGATAAGGTTGTAACGCTTTTAGGTGGAAGGGCTGCTGAGGAGATTATCTTTGGCAGTGTATCAACGGGTGCTCAGAATGACCTATCGAGGGCGACCGATATTGTCAGGGCGTTGATTACGCAGTTTGGTATGGATGAGGAGATAGGGCTTGTTGTCCTTGAGGAGAGGTCTGGTGGTAGGTTTTTAACCAGTGAGGGTATAATAAGCCAGGATAACAAGATCAGCGAGAGAACCAAGCAGTTGGTTGATGAAGAGGTGGCTAAAATCATGGGTGAGTGCTATGCAAAGGCGAAGGAACTGCTTCTAACCCATAAGGATAAGCTAAAGATGCTTGCCTCTGAATTGTTAACGAAAGAGGTAATAAACGAGGATGAATTGAAGAATATAATGGAGGGAGACAATGGAGATTAA